From the genome of Bifidobacterium asteroides, one region includes:
- a CDS encoding N-acetyltransferase: METARWIRHATMDDFEAIMPVYAYARKRMAETGNPRQWGDKYPLPERIREDIAGGHTMLLVDDAAGMDQMPEDPVYPEPELDEHKGSHERIVGVFALFHDPEPDYRVIDGSWLDDRPYTTIHRVAASGLGRHAAGDLLDWSMRRYENIRADTGLKNYAMQHILETHGFTRCGNIIMPENKEIENVRVAYQWHGRPLDLAEREREAKRLVTV; the protein is encoded by the coding sequence ATGGAAACTGCACGTTGGATCCGTCATGCCACCATGGACGACTTTGAGGCGATCATGCCTGTCTACGCCTACGCCAGGAAGCGGATGGCCGAGACCGGCAACCCCCGTCAGTGGGGGGACAAGTACCCCCTGCCCGAACGCATCCGCGAAGATATCGCCGGGGGCCACACCATGCTCTTGGTTGACGATGCAGCTGGCATGGATCAGATGCCTGAGGATCCCGTCTACCCTGAACCTGAGCTGGACGAGCACAAGGGCAGCCACGAGCGCATCGTCGGCGTCTTTGCCCTCTTCCATGATCCGGAGCCGGATTATCGGGTCATCGATGGCAGTTGGCTGGACGACCGCCCCTATACCACCATCCATCGGGTGGCCGCCTCAGGACTGGGGCGCCACGCGGCCGGGGACCTGCTTGACTGGAGCATGCGCCGATACGAGAACATCCGCGCTGATACGGGACTGAAGAACTATGCCATGCAGCACATCCTGGAGACCCATGGTTTCACCCGCTGCGGCAACATCATCATGCCTGAGAACAAGGAGATCGAGAACGTGCGAGTGGCCTATCAGTGGCACGGCCGTCCCCTTGACCTGGCTGAGCGCGAAAGGGAGGCCAAGCGCTTGGTCACTGTCTGA
- a CDS encoding LacI family DNA-binding transcriptional regulator translates to MARQEPGNPHVGAIAEQLGISASTVSKVINGRPGVAAKTRRRVEKALADQGYAHPLVSTKIAQTIELVVDYIANNGTIEMIRYASKWALDAGLALTVTQTDHQRRAEECLRGIIDRNPLGVITQMSSIDQEGKNVLKARGIPLVAVDPVDLVSDEDMSITLDNWTGGYQAAKCLLDAGHRCIGVIAGPANVQSAQARLAGYRAALAAIGASLPSTMVQQGDYLPDRGYQAACDLLDRAHRPTAILACNDLTAVNIYRAARERGLEPGQDLSVVGFDNVYPSSYLMPSLTTVDQPFDLMARMAVGMILDARQGKEFQRHVVMPTRLVSRHSVVNLTRVRRLRSKSRNQEAAQ, encoded by the coding sequence ATGGCCAGACAGGAACCCGGCAATCCGCACGTGGGCGCAATAGCCGAGCAGCTCGGCATCTCGGCTTCGACCGTATCCAAGGTGATCAACGGTCGACCGGGCGTGGCGGCAAAAACCCGTCGCAGGGTCGAAAAGGCTCTGGCTGACCAGGGCTATGCGCATCCGCTTGTCAGTACCAAGATCGCCCAAACCATTGAGCTGGTGGTGGATTATATTGCCAACAATGGCACCATCGAGATGATACGTTATGCCTCAAAATGGGCTTTGGATGCCGGTCTGGCTCTGACGGTGACACAGACTGACCACCAGCGGCGCGCCGAGGAATGTCTGAGGGGGATCATTGATCGCAACCCGCTGGGTGTGATCACCCAAATGTCCTCCATAGACCAGGAGGGCAAGAATGTGCTCAAAGCACGGGGCATTCCCTTGGTTGCGGTCGATCCAGTGGACTTGGTCAGCGATGAGGACATGAGCATAACGCTTGATAATTGGACTGGAGGGTACCAGGCGGCCAAATGCCTTTTGGACGCCGGCCACCGGTGTATTGGAGTTATCGCCGGACCGGCGAATGTGCAATCCGCGCAAGCCAGACTGGCTGGATACCGGGCAGCATTGGCAGCCATCGGTGCCAGCCTGCCCTCGACTATGGTTCAGCAGGGAGACTATTTGCCTGACAGAGGGTACCAGGCTGCTTGTGATCTGCTGGACCGTGCTCATCGTCCGACTGCTATCCTGGCCTGCAACGACTTGACAGCCGTCAATATCTATAGAGCGGCGCGCGAACGTGGACTGGAGCCCGGGCAGGACTTGTCTGTTGTCGGATTCGACAACGTCTATCCATCCTCGTATTTGATGCCATCCCTTACCACGGTGGACCAGCCATTTGATCTGATGGCCAGGATGGCGGTGGGAATGATCCTCGATGCACGCCAGGGCAAGGAGTTCCAGCGACATGTGGTCATGCCAACCCGTCTGGTCAGCCGACACAGTGTGGTCAACCTGACCCGTGTCCGTCGTTTGCGCTCGAAAAGTCGGAATCAAGAGGCCGCGCAATAG
- a CDS encoding enolase C-terminal domain-like protein: MSTITAVKTYDFRFPTSLTLSGSDAMNKDPDYSAAYVEIHTSAEDGIKGCGLVFTIGRGNDVVCRAIDSIGDTLRGLEVERLLDSMGLAWDLLVHDSQLRWLGPEKGVEHMAIGALLSALWDMKAKKARKPLWLLLAEMDPEDLVSTLDFRYLSDALRPEEAIDILKDGQSGKQERIEDIRQHGYPGYSTAPGWLGYSDEKMVEIAKRETREKGFKQIKLKVGQNLDDDIRRLGLARDAIGPDIRLAVDANQVWDVPQAIDWINHFHDFDLAWVEEPTSPDDIIGHATIARAINPIPVATGEQMQNRIMFKQFLQANAFGIMQVDATRVAGPQEIVLEYLLARKFHKIVCPHAGGVGLCEMVCHFAMFDYAAVSCTTQGRMIEYVDNQHEYFVNPVRISQGMYQAQTNPGNGAEMTLETAKRYLHQE, from the coding sequence ATGAGTACTATCACTGCAGTGAAAACGTATGACTTTCGTTTTCCCACTTCTCTGACCCTCTCAGGGTCGGATGCCATGAACAAAGACCCCGACTATTCGGCCGCCTATGTGGAAATACACACCTCGGCTGAGGACGGCATCAAGGGCTGCGGACTGGTCTTCACCATCGGACGAGGCAACGATGTTGTATGCAGAGCCATAGATTCCATAGGAGATACTCTGCGTGGCCTGGAGGTTGAACGTCTGCTGGACAGCATGGGTTTAGCCTGGGACCTATTGGTCCATGACTCACAGTTACGCTGGCTGGGACCCGAAAAGGGGGTTGAGCACATGGCCATTGGCGCGCTGCTGAGCGCCCTTTGGGACATGAAAGCCAAAAAAGCAAGAAAACCTTTGTGGCTGCTGCTGGCTGAAATGGATCCCGAAGACCTGGTCAGCACCTTGGACTTTCGATATCTGTCCGATGCCCTGCGCCCCGAGGAGGCCATAGACATCCTCAAGGATGGGCAATCTGGTAAGCAGGAGCGCATTGAGGACATTCGCCAACACGGATATCCTGGCTATTCGACAGCACCCGGCTGGCTTGGCTACAGCGACGAAAAAATGGTGGAGATCGCCAAACGGGAGACCCGGGAAAAGGGCTTCAAACAAATCAAGCTCAAGGTTGGCCAGAACCTTGATGATGACATACGCCGCCTGGGACTGGCCAGGGATGCCATCGGCCCCGACATCCGCCTGGCCGTCGACGCCAATCAGGTTTGGGACGTCCCACAAGCCATTGACTGGATCAACCATTTCCATGACTTCGACCTGGCCTGGGTCGAAGAGCCTACCAGCCCCGACGACATTATCGGCCACGCAACCATTGCCAGAGCCATCAATCCCATCCCAGTGGCAACCGGCGAACAGATGCAGAACCGCATTATGTTCAAGCAGTTCCTGCAGGCCAACGCCTTCGGCATCATGCAGGTCGACGCCACAAGAGTGGCGGGCCCCCAAGAGATAGTTCTGGAATACCTATTGGCTCGCAAGTTCCACAAAATAGTCTGCCCACACGCCGGCGGGGTCGGACTGTGCGAGATGGTCTGCCACTTCGCCATGTTCGATTATGCAGCCGTCTCCTGCACCACGCAGGGTCGAATGATCGAATATGTGGACAACCAGCACGAATACTTTGTGAACCCCGTGCGTATCAGCCAAGGCATGTATCAAGCACAGACAAATCCCGGCAATGGGGCTGAAATGACCCTGGAGACTGCAAAGCGCTACCTCCACCAAGAGTGA
- a CDS encoding SDR family oxidoreductase: MDLHLKNKVFIITGGFKGIGRGITLQLAQEGAITAVIDRDESAKSQFCKDIEAYTDTYRTFILNLNDTDGIAPIVEQVHKEFGHIDGIVNNAGVNDNKDLETTDWREFEHSVHGNLTHYYELMHASCAYLKESHGSVINITSKTAVTGQGKTSAYAAAKGGILGLTREWAAALVHDEVRVNAIVVSECWTPLYADWIKTFGDEKAQQARLSVITDKIPLEHRMTTPEEIGNTATFLLSDRASHTTGQWVFVDGGYVHLDRALN; the protein is encoded by the coding sequence ATGGATCTGCATCTCAAGAACAAGGTATTCATCATCACCGGTGGCTTCAAGGGCATCGGCAGGGGCATCACCCTGCAACTGGCCCAGGAGGGCGCCATAACAGCAGTCATAGACCGTGACGAGTCAGCCAAGAGCCAATTCTGCAAAGACATCGAAGCCTATACCGATACCTATCGGACCTTCATTTTGAATCTGAATGACACCGACGGCATAGCCCCCATTGTGGAGCAGGTACACAAGGAATTCGGCCATATTGATGGCATAGTCAACAACGCTGGGGTCAACGACAACAAGGACTTGGAAACCACCGACTGGCGGGAGTTCGAACATTCCGTGCACGGTAATCTCACTCACTACTACGAACTCATGCATGCCTCTTGTGCCTATCTCAAGGAAAGCCACGGATCCGTCATAAATATCACCTCCAAAACAGCCGTGACCGGTCAAGGCAAGACCAGCGCCTATGCGGCGGCTAAGGGCGGAATTCTGGGCCTGACCAGAGAATGGGCTGCGGCCTTGGTGCACGATGAGGTACGAGTGAACGCCATCGTGGTCTCGGAATGCTGGACCCCGCTCTATGCCGACTGGATTAAGACCTTTGGCGATGAAAAGGCCCAGCAGGCCCGTCTGTCGGTCATCACAGACAAGATTCCTCTGGAGCATCGCATGACCACACCCGAGGAGATCGGGAACACCGCCACTTTCCTGCTCTCCGATCGCGCATCGCACACCACCGGCCAATGGGTATTCGTCGATGGCGGATACGTCCACCTGGACCGGGCACTGAATTGA
- a CDS encoding MFS transporter has product MENTNTRNKGGSKATIAIALVIGLFFIWGLTMNLVNALNSPFSNYMELNSTQASLLQVAYYGAYFVMAIPAGIISKRFGYKGGVISGLILFAAGAFIVVPATNMASYGLFLFAMFVIALGASSLETNCNPYVTKLGDEKGESFRLNLAQSFNGVGNVVGPLILGAVLSKTLTPKQPGFEQAKVKFLSDTRMIYIVIGIVLLLVLAVFIVFKLPTPPGDDEQEGKTGTGSGISSLPKRPYFVLGVIAEFIFIGLQVAGMAMFSAYALRHWGDGITAGLAATLLALLSVLFTLGRFLTTPLMTKFDASKILGIYMCITAMLMILVSLGMGRFSVICFLIAYLFISIGYPTIFSLTLKGIRGNDAKTGSSALVMSIVGAALIPLLLGAIQDAMGIEIAMLVTVPGFLYIAWYAFRGCRIGLEQGA; this is encoded by the coding sequence ATGGAAAATACAAATACACGAAACAAAGGCGGGTCCAAGGCCACCATCGCCATAGCCCTGGTCATCGGCCTCTTCTTCATCTGGGGATTGACCATGAACCTGGTCAACGCTCTCAACAGCCCGTTCAGCAACTATATGGAGCTGAATAGCACCCAGGCATCACTGCTGCAGGTGGCCTACTATGGAGCCTACTTCGTTATGGCCATCCCAGCCGGAATCATCTCCAAGCGCTTCGGCTACAAGGGCGGTGTCATTTCCGGACTGATACTGTTCGCGGCTGGAGCATTCATCGTGGTGCCAGCCACAAATATGGCCAGCTACGGACTCTTCCTATTCGCCATGTTCGTGATAGCGCTGGGAGCCTCCTCACTGGAGACCAATTGCAACCCTTACGTGACCAAGCTGGGCGACGAAAAAGGCGAATCCTTCAGACTCAATCTGGCACAGAGCTTCAACGGAGTCGGCAACGTAGTGGGGCCTCTGATTTTGGGTGCAGTCCTGTCCAAAACCCTGACCCCAAAACAGCCAGGTTTTGAGCAAGCCAAGGTCAAGTTCCTGTCTGATACCAGGATGATCTATATTGTCATCGGCATCGTCCTGCTGCTGGTGTTGGCTGTCTTCATCGTCTTCAAACTGCCAACACCACCTGGCGATGACGAGCAGGAAGGGAAAACCGGCACCGGCTCTGGCATTTCAAGCCTGCCAAAACGCCCCTACTTCGTATTGGGCGTGATAGCCGAGTTCATCTTTATCGGCTTGCAGGTGGCAGGCATGGCCATGTTCTCCGCTTATGCTCTCCGACACTGGGGCGACGGCATAACCGCCGGTCTGGCTGCCACACTGTTGGCATTGCTGTCAGTGCTGTTCACCCTTGGCCGGTTTCTGACCACTCCGTTGATGACCAAATTCGATGCCAGCAAGATACTGGGCATCTACATGTGCATCACAGCCATGTTGATGATTCTGGTATCCCTGGGTATGGGACGATTCTCGGTCATCTGCTTCCTGATCGCCTATCTGTTCATATCGATCGGCTACCCCACGATCTTCTCGCTGACGCTCAAAGGCATCAGGGGCAACGACGCCAAGACCGGCTCTTCGGCGCTGGTCATGAGTATCGTCGGAGCGGCCCTGATCCCACTGCTGCTGGGCGCCATCCAGGACGCCATGGGCATCGAAATCGCAATGCTGGTGACTGTGCCCGGATTCCTCTACATCGCCTGGTACGCCTTCCGTGGGTGTCGCATAGGTCTTGAGCAGGGAGCCTGA
- a CDS encoding amidohydrolase — MTQQLQVIDAHFHMWNLERQHLPWLDGIPSLNRSFSLHELESEYEQLGVEFLGGVYVEVDSDDPLLEDRLVYESNNPKILARMLRAQVGPYMRVPINATGIREPLHTDSAPRGRCMEPSFIAGLRAMADKGLPFELCNRGAELPDMAQTFSQVPSLTVIMDHLGNMPDLSPACKKAVQTMAALPHCYIKVSGDLPVDHDIVAFVRDTFAPDRILYASNWPVVTVHSSLREHWQLMLDIFGPDEDFFRHNAMRAYGIDADIHAVKG; from the coding sequence ATGACACAACAACTGCAGGTCATCGATGCCCACTTCCATATGTGGAATCTTGAGCGGCAACATCTGCCTTGGCTGGACGGGATTCCCTCACTGAACCGGAGTTTTTCCCTTCATGAATTGGAAAGCGAGTACGAGCAGCTAGGAGTGGAGTTTCTGGGCGGAGTCTATGTGGAAGTAGACTCGGACGACCCCCTATTAGAGGACCGCTTGGTCTATGAGAGCAATAACCCCAAAATTCTTGCCCGAATGCTCCGAGCCCAAGTAGGGCCCTATATGAGGGTGCCCATCAATGCTACGGGCATCAGAGAGCCGCTGCATACTGACTCTGCCCCTCGCGGCCGTTGCATGGAACCCTCCTTCATCGCTGGGCTCCGCGCCATGGCCGATAAGGGCCTGCCCTTTGAGCTATGCAACAGGGGGGCGGAACTGCCGGATATGGCTCAGACATTCTCTCAGGTTCCTTCCCTGACTGTCATCATGGACCACCTGGGCAATATGCCTGACTTGTCGCCGGCCTGTAAAAAAGCCGTACAGACCATGGCAGCCCTGCCGCACTGCTATATCAAGGTGTCAGGCGACCTGCCGGTCGATCACGACATCGTCGCCTTTGTCAGGGACACATTTGCCCCGGACAGGATTCTCTATGCCTCCAACTGGCCGGTAGTCACCGTCCACTCCTCATTACGGGAACACTGGCAACTGATGCTGGACATCTTTGGCCCGGATGAGGACTTCTTCAGGCACAATGCCATGAGGGCCTATGGAATTGATGCCGATATACATGCTGTGAAAGGGTGA
- a CDS encoding dihydrodipicolinate synthase family protein, with the protein MRTSSAKFEGIFCPSITVSDDQGVIDTALWGRHLDHLIQAGINGVLLFGSIGEFYAYDLQEKRSALQFAIDHIRGRVKVFVGIGDTNMDRVMDLTAFAGQIGADAVVAVSPYYFGPSEPTAYRYFSSIAHASVVPVILYNFPARTGNDCSPELVARLARKCPNIVGIKDTVDTISHTRRIVSAVRGVSSEFSVFSGFDEYYLANRICGGNGVLSGLTNVEPETFVAMHQAYQKGDYQTALDKARRINHLMAIYDTADLFVSAIKGAVRLQGLPISTRIREPATQIDDYQMRQIETILRS; encoded by the coding sequence ATGCGCACATCATCAGCCAAATTCGAGGGAATATTCTGCCCGTCAATAACCGTCAGCGACGATCAAGGAGTCATAGACACCGCCCTTTGGGGACGACATCTGGACCATCTGATTCAGGCTGGCATCAACGGAGTGCTCCTGTTCGGAAGCATCGGCGAGTTTTATGCATATGATCTCCAAGAGAAGCGCTCAGCCCTGCAATTCGCCATCGACCATATACGAGGACGCGTGAAGGTATTCGTCGGGATAGGCGATACGAACATGGACCGGGTGATGGATCTGACCGCATTTGCCGGACAAATCGGCGCCGATGCCGTGGTTGCTGTCAGCCCCTATTATTTTGGTCCTTCGGAACCGACTGCTTACAGATATTTCAGCAGCATCGCCCATGCCTCGGTTGTACCGGTGATTCTCTATAACTTCCCGGCTCGTACAGGCAACGACTGCTCCCCCGAGTTGGTCGCGAGACTGGCCCGGAAATGTCCGAATATCGTGGGCATCAAAGACACTGTAGACACGATCAGCCACACACGTCGGATCGTATCCGCAGTCAGGGGTGTCAGCAGTGAGTTCTCGGTGTTCTCAGGGTTCGACGAATACTATTTGGCCAACCGTATCTGCGGAGGCAACGGCGTTTTGTCAGGTCTGACGAACGTGGAGCCAGAGACCTTCGTTGCCATGCATCAGGCCTATCAAAAGGGCGATTACCAAACCGCGCTAGACAAGGCCCGACGCATTAACCATTTGATGGCGATTTACGACACTGCGGATTTGTTCGTGTCGGCCATTAAGGGAGCTGTGCGACTGCAGGGTCTGCCCATCAGCACACGCATCCGCGAACCGGCTACGCAGATTGATGACTACCAGATGCGACAGATCGAGACCATACTGCGTAGTTGA
- a CDS encoding S-ribosylhomocysteine lyase, translated as MDQMPEDPVYPEPELDEHKGIISNYDLRLVQPNQNAIPTAGLHTIEHTIAVLLRERIPGYIDCSPFGCRTGFHLLAWGRHSTEDVAKALKESLEFIAGKATWDDVPGTEITSCGNYRDHSLFSAKQWSRDIVAAGISSDPYERKLV; from the coding sequence ATGGATCAGATGCCTGAGGATCCCGTCTACCCTGAACCTGAGCTGGACGAGCACAAGGGCATCATCTCTAACTATGATCTGCGCCTGGTCCAGCCCAACCAGAACGCCATTCCAACTGCTGGGCTGCACACCATTGAGCACACCATCGCCGTGCTCCTGCGCGAGCGCATTCCCGGCTACATCGACTGCTCGCCCTTCGGTTGCCGGACGGGCTTCCATCTGCTTGCCTGGGGCCGTCATTCGACCGAGGATGTGGCCAAGGCTCTGAAGGAGTCGTTGGAGTTCATCGCCGGAAAGGCCACCTGGGATGACGTGCCCGGCACCGAGATCACCTCCTGCGGCAACTACCGCGACCATTCGCTCTTCTCGGCCAAGCAGTGGAGCCGCGACATTGTGGCCGCTGGCATCAGCTCCGATCCTTACGAGCGCAAGCTGGTCTGA
- a CDS encoding glycoside hydrolase family 127 protein, whose protein sequence is MRKTQLRWKPLPSEPQVRITSTFWQHRREQIARVVLPYQWQVLNDQANVNVPDDPAGNQGSDPLSHAVSNLRIAAGEQAGEFKGMVFQDSDLYKWLEEAAYVLEYHPNSHLQAVCDRTVDLISRAQTPDGYLVTPFQIGTGPWADRRPFSQLQQSHETYSMGHYIEAGLAYYQVTGNRQALDIARRMADCIDSHIGPEEGKIHGADGHPEIELALCKLFEATGEERYKQLAAYLINIRGQDPRFYAKQQESAPGEQIAPDMADYPLEYFQADRPVRQQQTAHGHAVRLMYLCTGMAHLAAITQDADLERTVRRLWRNLVDKRMYITGNVGSTHVGESLTYDYDLPNDTMYGETCASVGATMLAERMLALDADGEYGDILERELFNGALAGISLDGRQYFYVNPLQVDPEGIDNPDRHHVLAHRVDWFGCACCPANIARLIASVDRYIYARPDDFTVLSHQFIANQAGFDNGLEVVESTNYPWSGLVDYDLELSADASGPVRFGIRVPSWTADSYKMTHDGFEESTELERGFIYVDLAPGQKSHVHLEMDMAVKLMRANSRVSSDAGSVALMRGPLVYCAESTDNPGKLWQYRVLVDPQKVTSEFHQDLLGGVDMLTVPAMLDSEDSPDDPLYIPLSDKHERSVNMKLVPYYAWANRETGSMKVWLRS, encoded by the coding sequence ATGAGAAAAACACAGTTGCGCTGGAAGCCACTGCCTAGTGAACCACAAGTTAGGATTACATCAACTTTTTGGCAACATCGGCGGGAGCAGATTGCACGTGTGGTTTTGCCCTATCAGTGGCAGGTTCTCAATGATCAAGCCAATGTAAATGTGCCTGATGATCCAGCCGGCAACCAGGGTTCTGACCCACTTAGTCATGCTGTCAGCAATCTGCGCATTGCCGCTGGTGAGCAGGCTGGAGAATTCAAAGGTATGGTCTTTCAGGATTCCGATCTCTACAAGTGGCTGGAGGAAGCCGCCTATGTGCTGGAGTATCATCCAAATTCCCACCTGCAAGCGGTCTGTGACAGAACCGTGGACCTTATTTCCAGGGCTCAGACTCCAGACGGGTACCTGGTCACACCATTTCAGATCGGGACGGGTCCTTGGGCGGATCGCAGGCCCTTCTCGCAGTTGCAGCAATCCCATGAAACCTACAGCATGGGTCACTACATAGAAGCGGGACTGGCGTATTACCAAGTCACCGGCAATAGGCAGGCCTTGGATATAGCTCGTCGGATGGCTGATTGCATTGATTCGCATATTGGACCCGAAGAGGGGAAAATCCACGGAGCCGATGGTCATCCTGAAATCGAGCTTGCTCTCTGCAAGCTCTTTGAGGCTACTGGTGAAGAGCGGTATAAGCAATTGGCTGCCTATCTCATCAATATTCGTGGGCAGGATCCACGTTTCTACGCCAAGCAACAAGAGAGCGCGCCAGGTGAGCAAATTGCGCCGGATATGGCCGATTATCCTCTGGAGTACTTTCAGGCTGATCGCCCGGTTCGTCAGCAACAAACAGCTCATGGCCATGCAGTGAGGTTGATGTATCTATGTACGGGCATGGCTCACCTGGCTGCCATTACCCAAGATGCAGACTTGGAACGCACGGTACGCCGACTGTGGCGCAACTTGGTCGACAAACGCATGTATATCACCGGGAATGTCGGATCCACTCACGTCGGTGAGTCCCTCACCTACGATTACGATCTGCCTAATGACACTATGTACGGGGAAACTTGTGCGTCGGTCGGAGCTACCATGCTGGCCGAGAGAATGCTTGCGCTGGATGCCGATGGCGAATATGGCGACATACTCGAGCGTGAGCTTTTCAACGGTGCCTTGGCAGGCATCAGTCTGGATGGACGTCAGTACTTCTATGTCAATCCCCTCCAAGTCGATCCCGAGGGTATAGACAATCCGGATCGTCATCACGTTCTGGCACATAGAGTGGACTGGTTTGGCTGCGCCTGCTGTCCCGCCAACATCGCCAGACTGATCGCCTCCGTGGATAGATATATTTATGCAAGGCCTGATGACTTCACGGTGCTCAGCCATCAGTTCATCGCCAATCAGGCCGGCTTTGACAATGGCCTTGAAGTTGTGGAGTCAACGAATTACCCATGGAGTGGACTTGTCGACTACGACTTGGAACTGTCTGCGGATGCTTCCGGACCAGTTCGTTTCGGCATCAGAGTGCCCAGTTGGACGGCAGATTCGTACAAGATGACCCATGACGGATTCGAAGAATCGACGGAGCTTGAGCGCGGATTCATTTATGTGGATCTGGCTCCAGGCCAAAAGAGCCATGTTCACCTGGAAATGGATATGGCCGTTAAGCTCATGAGAGCCAACTCGCGGGTTTCGTCGGATGCCGGATCTGTTGCGCTTATGCGGGGCCCTCTGGTCTATTGCGCAGAGTCGACTGATAACCCGGGGAAGCTTTGGCAGTACCGGGTCCTTGTTGATCCTCAGAAAGTGACATCTGAATTCCACCAGGATCTGCTTGGCGGCGTCGACATGCTGACCGTACCAGCCATGCTTGATTCCGAGGATAGCCCTGATGATCCTCTCTATATCCCCCTGTCGGATAAGCATGAGCGATCTGTAAACATGAAGTTGGTTCCTTACTATGCTTGGGCCAATCGGGAGACGGGAAGCATGAAAGTCTGGTTAAGGAGCTGA
- a CDS encoding carbohydrate ABC transporter permease produces MTTPLWKRCISRILQALLALVFIAPLIWVVICSFSPQTGSAQTDGWGPGNYLTLLHYQDGLPTYLANSVVITLVTVVLSVIVCTMAGYSFSRFEYPGHDLGFMVTLSILMVPYASLLIPLMVWCKDIGLNDSLVGVGLVLTLFQLPMSTFIMRIAFDAIPKDMEEAAMVDGCNSLQALVKILMPVVKPSMVTVGLLAFLEAWNNFMIPLYLVGSSHAPLPLALVNMRQQTMGVIDYGATEAGVVVLLLPAAILFLTLQKYYVKGFMAGAVKG; encoded by the coding sequence ATGACTACGCCCTTGTGGAAACGCTGCATAAGCAGGATTCTTCAGGCCCTGTTGGCCCTGGTCTTCATTGCTCCCCTGATATGGGTGGTCATCTGCTCCTTCAGTCCGCAGACAGGATCTGCCCAGACGGACGGCTGGGGACCGGGCAATTATCTGACCTTGTTGCACTACCAGGACGGGTTGCCTACCTACTTGGCCAATTCGGTGGTAATCACTCTGGTTACGGTGGTGCTTTCCGTAATTGTCTGCACTATGGCTGGGTACTCCTTCTCCAGATTTGAATATCCAGGGCATGATCTGGGATTTATGGTAACGCTGTCCATTCTCATGGTGCCGTATGCATCCCTGCTGATACCGCTTATGGTTTGGTGCAAGGACATCGGTCTGAACGATTCCCTGGTTGGCGTCGGCCTTGTCCTGACTCTTTTCCAACTTCCCATGAGCACCTTCATTATGCGGATAGCTTTTGATGCCATTCCCAAGGATATGGAGGAGGCCGCCATGGTAGACGGATGCAATAGCCTGCAGGCACTGGTCAAGATCCTGATGCCCGTAGTCAAACCTTCCATGGTGACCGTGGGGCTGCTGGCCTTCCTTGAAGCATGGAATAATTTCATGATTCCCCTCTACCTTGTCGGGTCCTCGCACGCCCCCCTGCCTTTGGCCTTGGTCAACATGCGTCAGCAGACCATGGGCGTTATTGATTATGGAGCTACAGAGGCCGGCGTGGTTGTTTTGCTTCTGCCTGCAGCGATCCTCTTCCTGACGCTTCAGAAGTATTACGTCAAGGGATTCATGGCAGGCGCAGTCAAGGGCTGA